CGGCGACGACCGTGCCGCCGGCGCGCCTCCCCCCGGCGGGACCGCTCCCGCCGGGCGGGCCGGCGTCCGGCGGACGcgctccgccgccggccccggaggCGGACGCCACCGAGAGCCGAGCCGGCGTTCGCCAGCGCCCGAGGCCTGCCGGAAGGCagaccccgccgccgccgccggggccgcgctcccggcaccgccgccgccgcctcccaccGCCGTGGCCCCCTTCGCCTCGGCACGCGCCCGGCGGAAGGCGTACGGCGCTGAGCCGGGGGGCAACGCCCGCTCTCCTCGTTTTCACGCGGAGACCGGGCGGGGGAagcgcccccgcggccgcccgcacGCCTTCCTTCGGCCCACGCGCGGCCGAGAAGGGCGACGGGGGACGCGACGTGCGGGGCCCGGGACGGgaccgccgccggccgcggcgggcgcCCTCCGGCCGACCGTCCCCCgcagggaagagggggacacccgtcgagcggcgccgccgccgctcggcaCGGGGTCGCCCGCGCTCGCGGGCCTCCGCCGACGGAGGGCCCGCCGGGCGCTCgccccccgggcgggcgggcgatcGAGCGGGGGGGACGGCCGGCggacggcgccgccggcgcgccttcGAGGAGGAAAGGCCGTCGAGGGAGAGCGATAGGGGCCGGACGCGCGGGAcgcggcgccgcgcccgcgAGACGCCGCAACGGCGGCGGCTCCAGGAGAGAGCGCGGCggaccccggcggccgccaccccgcggccgaggaaaaggcagagagcggGCGCTCTCTGCCGGCGTCGCCCGTTACGACGAGGCGGGCGGGTCGGCCCCCGCGGCCGACCGCGCGCCGCGGCCTCTCCGCAGAGGCCGGGCCGCGGAGAGGGGGGGGCAGGGCGCCCctccccggcgcggcgcggttacccccgcgcgcgcgcgcgcggcgggggcgacgacgacgacgacggagggagcgcggccggcggcCACGGACACCACCGCAGGAGCTACGGGGAGTAGCTGCTCCCCTACCCCTCAatggcgccgcgccgccgcccggcaacacccgccgccgccgccgccgccgccgccgccgcggcccacGGCGGGCCGCGCCGAGCCGCCCGAGTCTTTAAACCGCCGCCCGGCTTCGCCGGCCCCCTTTCGGCCCCCGCCGCAACAGCGTTTGACGACGCCgagggggggaaaaacctgAGGGAGAAACCGCCGAGGCGCGGAGCGCTAGGTACCTGGCCCTGGGGCGAGGGAAACGACCTGCATGGCCCTGCCGGGGTGcctcccccgctgccgccctcgggGGAGCGTCCACCGGCGGGGGCGCGCCCGGCGTCTGCCGCCACCACCGCGGCGTCCTTCTCGGGGCCCGGGGTTTCCCTCAGTAGCCCGGCGCTGCGCCCGAGAGGACCGCCGCGGCTCGGACCGCCCCGCCGGCGCGGGGACGCGCGGCCCGACCGCCGAGCGCGCCTCGCCCgcgccggcgcgcgcgcgcgccggccccgAAGGCCGGCGGCCCGGAACGCCCGGAGGCGCGGcgtgtttctctcctctgtggcgCGCCAGGGGGGGAACCGCTCGGCCCGAGAGCGGGAACTCTGCCGGCCCGGCAAagccccgctccccggtgcgggaagggccggaggagccgcctcctccgagccccgaaggcgcccccgccgcccgctccctcgCCATTTCCACATCGGCCGCCGACGGGTGCCACGGCCGGACGGCCGGCCGTCGCTCGACGGGCGAAGCAGCGAGGGGAGGGACGGGCGCGCCTCCGGGAGGGGCCGTGCCGAGCACCCCTCCCTCCCGGCACCCGGGCGGCTTTCTCTGGCGCGCGCACCGAGGGGAGAGCCGGCCTCGGGAGAACTcgggccgccgccccgggggcggcgcccGCACGCGCCTGCCCGCCGACCGGCGttcggcggcgccggcggcggtgggcgagaggctcggggccgggccgcggccccgctccccggcggGGACGGACCGGCGGCAGACCGGCGCAAggggcgggggaggaggaggaggacgacgaggaggaggaggaggaggaggaaagccgcCGCGACGGCGGGACGGCGCGCCGCGCTTCGAGGCCCGGCCGCGACGCGCGGTGTAGCGCGGGGTCAGCCCCGCCCGCGCGCACGGTGACGGGCGCGCGCGACGCGCCCGGCCGCGCCGAGCGGCcccctcgctctctctctctctctctctcgagccCCGTTTTCCTTCCCACCGCCCGGAGGGTGCCGCGCGCCTCCGTcactctctctggggctgcggcgcgcggCCTCACGGGAAGGGCGTGTGGCCCCCGGTGCCGACCGCCAggccggcgggccgggggccgagCGTGCGAACGGAGCGGGCGTGCGAGCGacgccgcgcgcgcggccggccggACGGCCCGGCACAACGCGGCAGGCGCCGAGCCCCACCGGTAATGATCCTTCCGCAGGTTCACCTACGGAAACCTTGTTACGACTTTTACTTCCTCTAGATAGTCAAGTTCGACCGTCTTCTCGACACTCCGGCAGGGCCGTGGCCGACCCCGCCGGGGCCGATCCGAGGACCTCACTAAACCATCCAATCGGTAGTAGCGACGGGCGGTGTGTACAAAGGGCAGGGACTTAATCAACGCGAGCTTATGACCCGCACTTACTGGGAATTCCTCGTTCACGGGGAAGAATTGCAATCCCCGATCCCCATCACGAATGGGGTTCAACGGGTTACCCGCGCCTGCCGGCGGAGGGTAGGCACAAGCTGAGCCAGTCAGTGTAGCGCGCGTGCGGCCCCGGACATCTAAGGGCATCACAGACCTGTTATTGCTCAATCTCGGGTGGCTGAACGCCACTTGTCCCTCTAAGAAGTTGGACGCCGACCGCTCGGGGGTCGCGTAACTAGTTAGCATGCCAGAGTCTCGTTCGTTATCGGAATTAACCAGACAAATCGCTCCACCAACTAAGAACGGCCATGCACCACCACCCACGGAATCGAGAAAGAGCTCTCAATCTGTCAATCCTGTCCGTGTCCGGGCCGGGTGAGGTTTCCCGTGTTGAGTCAAATTAAGCCGCAGGCTCCACTCCTGGTGGTGCCCTTCCGTCAATTCCTTTAAGTTTCAGCTTTGCAACCATACTCCCCCCGGAACCCAAAGACTTGGGTTTCCCGGGAGCTGCCCGGCGGGTCATGGGAATAACGCCGCCGGATCGCCAGTCGGCATCGTTTATGGTCGGAACTACGACGGTATCTGATCGTCTTCGAACCTCCGACTTTCGTTcttgattaatgaaaacattcttggcAAATGCTTTCGCTCTAGGCCGTCTTGCGCCGGTCCAAGAATTTCACCTCTAGCGGCACAATACGAATGCCCCCGGCCGTCCCTCTTAATCATGGCCCCGTTtccgaaaaccaacaaaatagaaCCGGAGTCCTATTCCATTATTCCTAGCTGCAGTATGCCGGCGGCCGGCCTGCTTTGAACACTCTAATTTTCTCAAAGTAAACGCTTCGGGCCCCGCGGGACACTCAGCTAAGAGCATCGAGGGGGCGCcgagaggcaggggctgggacaggcggtGGCTCGCCTCGCGGCGGACCGCCAGCTCGATCCCAAGATCCAACTACGAgctttttaactgcagcaaCTTTAAGATACGCTATTGGAGCTGGAATTACCgcggctgctggcaccagactTGCCCTCCAATGGATCCTCGCTCAAGGATTTAAAGTGCGCTCATTCCAATTACAGGGCCTCGAAAGAGTcctgtattgttatttttcGTCACTACCTCCCCGGGTCGGGAGTGGGTAATTTGCgcgcctgctgccttccttg
This portion of the Zonotrichia albicollis isolate bZonAlb1 unplaced genomic scaffold, bZonAlb1.hap1 Scaffold_136, whole genome shotgun sequence genome encodes:
- the LOC141727569 gene encoding uncharacterized protein LOC141727569 — protein: MAREKRGRKRPENRWGADGGAEPDPRAPLPFRRLLQSEPPRPKRGPRCPGRARLVGSLSPLARPVLSARPGGGTRRTGFAPRERAPLGPTSPAAGRSPATGRRAGWFGFGGAGQPRPSPPFRAPRAVTSSAKAESRSPGRGPRGVRKRRAAPSGRWEGKRGSRERERESEGAARRGRARRARPSPCARAGLTPRYTARRGRASKRGAPSRRRGGFPPPPPPPRRPPPPPPPLAPVCRRSVPAGERGRGPAPSLSPTAAGAAERRSAGRRVRAPPPGRRPEFSRGRLSPRCARQRKPPGCREGGVLGTAPPGGAPVPPLAASPVERRPAVRPWHPSAADVEMARERAAGAPSGLGGGGSSGPSRTGERGFAGPAEFPLSGRAVPPLARHRGEKHAAPPGVPGRRPSGPARARAGAGEARSAVGPRVPAPAGRSEPRRSSRAQRRATEGNPGPREGRRGGGGRRRGHAGRFPRPRARYLALRASAVSPSGFSPPRRRQTLLRRGPKGGRRSRAAV